The following coding sequences are from one Salvia hispanica cultivar TCC Black 2014 chromosome 3, UniMelb_Shisp_WGS_1.0, whole genome shotgun sequence window:
- the LOC125215873 gene encoding 26S proteasome non-ATPase regulatory subunit 6 homolog yields the protein MEGEEGVQQPQLVLANNLFLLTQNDVDDIEKVRLRDEVFNFIVANDMAPLYETLVASKVLDLDQKALDSMRSKIDDELKKLEEKIADAEENLGESEVREAHLAKSLFYIRIGDKEKALEQLKITEGKTVAVGQKMDLVFHTLQIGFFHMDFDLISKSIDKAKKLFEEGGDWERKNRLKVYEGLYCMSTRNFKKAADLFLDSISTFTTYELFPYDTFIFYTGLTSIISLDRVSLKQKVVDAPEILTVIGKIPYLSDFLNSLYDCQYKSFFTAFAGLTEHVKLDRYLHPHFRYYMREIRTVVYSQFLESYKSVTIEAMAKSFGVTVDFIDIELSRFIAAGKLHCKIDKVAGVLETNRPDAKNALYQSTIKQGDFLLNRIQKLSRVIDL from the exons ATGGAAGGCGAAGAAGGTGTTCAGCAGCCGCAGCTTGTGCTCGCCAACAATCTATTCCTTCTCACTCAGAACGACGTCGATGATATCGAAAAAGTCCGCCTCCGTGATGAGGTCTTCAACTTCATCGTCGCCAACG ATATGGCGCCGTTGTACGAAACCCTAGTTGCAAGCAaggttttggatttggatCAGAAGGCACTTGACTCGATGCGCTCCAAGATCGATGATGAGCTGAAGAAGCTCGAAGAGAA GATCGCTGACGCAGAGGAGAACTTGGGTGAAAGTGAAGTTAGGGAAGCTCATTTGGCCAAATCATTGTTTTACATTCGAATTGGTGACAAG GAAAAGGCACTTGAACAACTTAAAATAACCGAGGGCAAGACTGTTGCAGTTGGACAGAAGATGGATTTGGTATTCCACACACTACAGATTGGTTTTTTTCACATGGACTTTGATCTTATCTCCAAAAGCATTGACAAAGCTAAGAA GTTGTTTGAAGAGGGTGGTGATTGGGAGAGGAAGAACCGGTTGAAGGTGTATGAGGGTTTATACTGCATGTCCACTCGCAACTTCAAAAAAGCAGCAGATCTCTTCCTTGATTCTATTTCAACTTTCACAACTTATGAGCTCTTCCCCTATGACACCTTCATATTTTATACTGGCCTTACGAGCATCATATCATTGGATAGAGTTTCACTAAAACAAAAG GTGGTGGATGCCCCAGAGATCCTGACCGTCATTGGCAAAATCCCATACTTATCAGACTTTCTGAACTCTTTATATGATTGCCAGTATAAATCATTCTTTACCGCTTTTG CTGGCTTGACCGAGCACGTTAAGTTGGACCGCTATTTGCACCCGCACTTCCGATACTACATGAGGGAGATCAGAACTGTTGTGTACTCACAGTTCTTGGAATCCTACAAGAGTGTGACCATTGAAGCTATGGCCAAATCATTTGGTGTGACAGTGGATTTCATTGATAT CGAGCTGTCTCGCTTCATTGCAGCGGGGAAGCTACATTGCAAGATAGACAAAGTTGCAGGCGTTTTGGAAACCAACCGTCCCGATGCAAAGAATGCTCTCTACCAGTCTACCATCAAGCAAGGCGATTTCCTGCTGAACCGCATCCAGAAGCTGTCGCGTGTGATTGATCTTTGA